TCAGCAGGCTTTCCCACACCCCAACAGCTCCTGCCTCTCAGCTCCCACTTAGCTTAGCTCCCACTCTAAATGTCCAATTTCCCAATCTCCCATTTCCAATGTACCCCAGTGGGCATCATGATTTTCCCAGCACATCTCTTGAGGAGCTATCTTCGCTGGCATCACTTCAGTCCAATGGATTCTGTTCACCCAGCTGTGGCCTGAACAGGTGTACTTCACATGGTGCAGATAAGGGATCAGAGGATTCCACTTCTTTGAGGACAATGACAAGTAGTACCATTGGAAAGCTCTGAATATGTGTTCCCATTTTTAAATGCCTtgtgttgtaattttttttatagtAAATAGAGCCAACAAAGACGATTTGATGCTGCAGAATATTTAAATGATATTCtcatgaacatcaacattttaaaaagactgtcttaaatgccacccccccccccccgaccttATGGCCTGTTCTTAAACAGTGTCTTCTCACCAGGATAAGCAAACAGGTTTTAGAATGCAACACAGTGAGTGTCTTTCCAAAAGGCCTAGGGGACAGGAGTCTTGGGTCCTTGAGTGACTTAGAACTATATAatgtctcttgattttttttttgaattaaagGTGAAAGAAATCGGACATGCAGTGTGATCTCACCATCTCTGCTATGTCTGAGAGCCTCTGCATAGACTGTTAGGATGAACAGAATCCCCCCTCCAGTGTAACCCAGGAAAACTATATCAGCATTAACACATATTGAGTCAAAAGGGGTGAAAATTCAGCTTTTATTTTAACAGCTGAAACAAAGGAGTGTGttattccacatttttttttgccttttttcccctaaaattatGGGCATGCATAAGCAAGTAGATATTATGACTTTTGGGCAATAGCCAACTCTACCCTGGGTGTGGCTTATGTCAGCATCCACACCCACCTGGACAAATCCACGTCACTTCTGTTCCTCCCCAGTTGCCTATCAAGTAAAAAGATCAGCACATTTTGGGAGACCCTGCGGGATTTTgggtgtttttcttccttcttgttaGTTAATGTAGGTGTGTTAGGATTGACTTCAGAGCTTCCTTTATCCATGAATGGTTGATGCCACAGAGAGTCTTCAGCAAGAGAGCACAACCGAGAAGGCCTGAAAAAGATGATGAAATACACTGAATCCAGTGGACCCAGGGGCTTCTTCCCTTCacaatctcacacacacacacacacacacacacacacacacacacgttaccGGCAGTGCTCATAAGAGATTGCTTTGTGGTCTCGTCTAACTTGTCCAAAGTTACACAGAGCTGGGATTGGAACTAATCAAGCCTGTTTCTAGAACGTGTGCTCCACATCACTTCTCTATAAAGCAAATGACAGTCTCATACCATCCCCAACTTGTAGGGATGGAGTTTATCAGGTGGACTAGTATGGTGATGGTAAAAAAACAATGTTACTTTGCTTTGGTATGTCTGGATAGCTTATCACCCAGACCACTCAGGTTTCTCTGGAAGGAGAGTCCTGAAGAGACTGCAAGAAGTTAGCAGgagtattctctctctctccctgtcttatCCCTTGTTGTGAGAGCCTGGTTGGTCAGACCCAGGAGTCATGATGACTCACAATGCCCCAAAGAACTTTCTGACTTTGGTGCCATGGATACCACCAGCTAGGTTATCTCTGGTGTGAGGCTGAGCACTGCGTGACTGAGAGGTGCTAGAGAAAGGGGAAAATACTACCCATATTTGGGTACCATCTTCATATCTGTTCCCTGGAAGGATACTCAGTTCTCTTGGCCTCAGAGATCTTCCCTGGCTCATTCAAAATCTCTCCCATGAAATGTTTCCTGTGTTAGGAGTTAAAATATCCATTGCATATCCATAGGTCTTCTGGGCAGTATTCAGCAGTTTTGGCCTCAAGTGCCAAACAGGAACTTGGCCTCAGGTagaattttctgcttctttctcaaTCTCTAGATACAGCCTTGGCCACAACTCTGGAATGCACAATTCACGTCATAAGTGGGGTGTCTAATTGTAGAAAATTTGACTAT
The genomic region above belongs to Ovis canadensis isolate MfBH-ARS-UI-01 breed Bighorn chromosome X, ARS-UI_OviCan_v2, whole genome shotgun sequence and contains:
- the LOC138931148 gene encoding embryonic testis differentiation protein homolog B-like gives rise to the protein MDKGSSEVNPNTPTLTNKKEEKHPKSRRVSQNVLIFLLDRQLGRNRSDVDLSRWVWMLT